The following proteins come from a genomic window of Nitrospira sp.:
- a CDS encoding Macrolide-specific efflux protein MacA — translation MRRIGLILSIVAIGIAIGGYVFFNGERKPPIRYRTAAVERGEIVSVVSATGTINPVVSVQVGTQVSGMIKSLHADFNSRVKAGDTVAVIDPEPFKARREQAASNLEMARSNVARSKADLAQRKRELDRVQSLLPQQFVSQNDVDVALTNFQSAEAQLRVAEAQVKQAVATLNAAELELKYTVIRSPVDGIVVARNVEVGQTVASSFATPNLFLIALDLTNMQVDTNVSESDIGGMTEGKEAVFTVDAYPGEFFAGTIKQVRLAPMNIQNVVTYNVVVGVDNKDLRLKPGMTANVSIVVAQRDQVLKVPNAALRFMPPKTEGDRRGSGGQAAKVDGGRPIHTGEEAGQSRTVWTQSESGDLVSLSVRTGISDGVTTEVLSGDLMENDSVVVGIEQSFGEKKGNELPPGFGNPRRPRSR, via the coding sequence ATGCGACGTATCGGCCTCATTCTTAGTATCGTGGCGATCGGAATTGCGATCGGTGGCTATGTGTTTTTTAACGGAGAACGGAAGCCTCCCATTCGATACCGGACGGCAGCGGTTGAACGTGGTGAGATTGTCTCTGTCGTCAGTGCTACGGGAACCATCAATCCGGTCGTATCTGTCCAGGTGGGAACGCAAGTATCAGGAATGATCAAAAGCCTCCACGCCGATTTCAACTCACGAGTCAAAGCGGGGGATACGGTTGCGGTCATTGATCCCGAACCGTTCAAGGCTCGTCGAGAACAAGCCGCCAGCAATCTGGAAATGGCGCGATCCAATGTTGCACGATCCAAAGCCGACCTGGCGCAGCGGAAACGTGAACTCGACCGTGTTCAATCGCTGTTGCCGCAACAGTTTGTTTCACAAAATGACGTCGATGTCGCGCTCACAAATTTTCAAAGTGCGGAAGCACAGCTGCGGGTTGCCGAGGCCCAGGTCAAGCAGGCAGTAGCGACATTGAATGCGGCTGAGTTGGAGCTGAAATATACCGTCATTCGGTCGCCTGTGGACGGTATAGTCGTAGCGCGGAATGTAGAGGTCGGTCAGACGGTCGCTTCCAGCTTTGCCACGCCCAACCTCTTTCTGATCGCTCTCGATCTGACCAATATGCAAGTCGATACCAACGTGAGTGAGTCGGATATCGGCGGAATGACGGAAGGGAAAGAAGCGGTTTTCACCGTTGATGCCTATCCGGGAGAGTTCTTCGCCGGTACCATTAAACAGGTGCGCCTCGCACCCATGAATATCCAAAATGTCGTCACCTACAATGTGGTAGTGGGGGTCGATAACAAGGATTTACGCCTCAAGCCTGGAATGACTGCGAACGTATCGATTGTGGTGGCTCAAAGAGACCAGGTGCTTAAGGTTCCCAACGCAGCATTACGTTTCATGCCTCCGAAGACCGAAGGGGACCGCCGGGGGTCAGGTGGTCAAGCGGCAAAAGTTGACGGAGGACGCCCGATTCATACAGGGGAAGAAGCGGGACAGTCGAGGACTGTCTGGACACAGTCGGAAAGCGGTGACCTCGTTTCCCTTTCAGTCCGAACGGGTATCTCGGATGGCGTCACCACCGAAGTCTTGTCCGGCGATCTTATGGAAAATGATTCGGTCGTTGTCGGTATCGAACAGTCTTTCGGAGAAAAGAAGGGCAACGAGCTGCCACCTGGATTCGGTAACCCGCGACGCCCTCGTTCTCGATGA
- a CDS encoding ABC-type antimicrobial peptide transport system, ATPase component, with amino-acid sequence MSALIICEDIWKIYRVGDVEVQALKGLNLTIRRGEFIAIMGSSGSGKSTLMNILGCLDQPTKGQYRLNGIDVGHLPPDRLAEIRNQQIGFVFQSFNLIPRTSALENAQLPLFYRGLSLKEQRSLASAALQRVGLSGREHHSPTQLSGGQQQRVAIARALVTSPSLLLADEPTGNLDTQSSQEIMEILEGLNREGITVILVTHEIDIAAYASRQIMIKDGQVLSDRATEGRSHVVGM; translated from the coding sequence GTGAGCGCGCTGATCATTTGTGAAGATATTTGGAAGATCTATCGCGTCGGTGACGTCGAAGTGCAGGCGCTGAAAGGGTTGAATCTCACCATCCGGCGAGGCGAGTTCATTGCCATTATGGGATCGAGTGGGTCAGGCAAGTCCACGCTGATGAACATTCTCGGGTGCCTTGATCAACCGACCAAGGGACAATACCGGCTGAACGGTATCGATGTTGGACATTTGCCGCCTGACCGGTTGGCGGAAATCCGGAATCAGCAAATCGGCTTTGTGTTTCAAAGTTTCAACCTCATTCCCCGGACCAGTGCATTGGAAAATGCCCAGTTGCCGCTGTTTTACCGAGGACTTTCCCTAAAGGAACAGCGATCCCTTGCGTCTGCTGCCTTGCAGCGTGTGGGGTTGAGCGGGCGTGAGCACCATTCCCCCACACAACTTTCGGGAGGACAGCAGCAGCGAGTAGCGATTGCCCGGGCACTGGTGACATCGCCTTCGTTGCTCCTTGCGGATGAACCGACCGGAAATCTCGATACACAGTCCAGCCAAGAAATCATGGAGATTCTTGAGGGGTTGAATCGGGAAGGGATCACGGTGATCCTAGTGACGCACGAAATCGATATTGCGGCCTATGCATCGCGACAGATTATGATTAAGGATGGTCAGGTCCTCAGTGATCGGGCGACCGAGGGCAGGTCGCACGTTGTAGGAATGTAA
- a CDS encoding ABC-type antimicrobial peptide transport system, permease component, with the protein MQAFVWLTIVTALRILGRNRLRAGLTMLGIVIGVGAVIAMVSIGEGAKQAVQKQIATIGTNVIMIWPAATSVGGVRGAQGGAVTLTVADAVDLKKKIPLLSDTAWMKRDVLQIVNGHRNGNSPVNGVSPSYLSIRDWSFSKGGPFTQADMESAALVALLGQSVVDELFDPGEEPLGAVIRIRNVPLRVIGVLSPKGQNTYGQDQDDVVFIPFTTAERKVFGTPFLGSVGGIYAATDQAEDMSEAVELIREVMRSRHRLQGEQPDDFTVRTQVEMAKVQEGTSQTLTVMLMAIASVSLLVGGIGIMNILLVSVTERTREIGIRMAVGAKRAHILIQFLIEAMTLSVVGGCIGILLGVLSANLTTVIAGWPTIISSDTVATAFGFSIAVGLFFGLYPANKAARLNPIEALRYE; encoded by the coding sequence ATGCAAGCGTTTGTGTGGCTGACGATTGTGACGGCATTGCGAATTCTCGGCCGAAACAGACTGCGTGCCGGTCTGACGATGCTGGGAATCGTCATCGGTGTGGGAGCGGTCATCGCGATGGTCAGTATCGGCGAGGGAGCCAAGCAGGCCGTGCAGAAGCAAATAGCCACCATCGGCACAAACGTCATCATGATCTGGCCTGCTGCCACGAGCGTCGGCGGTGTACGCGGTGCACAAGGGGGGGCCGTCACACTGACTGTTGCGGATGCCGTGGACCTGAAGAAGAAAATTCCTCTTCTGTCTGATACGGCTTGGATGAAACGCGATGTGCTGCAGATTGTGAACGGTCATCGGAACGGTAACAGTCCCGTCAATGGAGTGTCGCCCAGCTATCTTAGTATCCGAGACTGGTCGTTCAGTAAGGGAGGTCCCTTTACCCAGGCAGATATGGAGAGCGCGGCTCTCGTCGCACTTCTTGGACAATCCGTGGTCGATGAACTTTTTGACCCGGGGGAGGAACCACTTGGGGCTGTCATTCGTATTCGAAACGTTCCGCTTCGGGTGATCGGCGTCTTATCTCCCAAAGGACAGAACACGTATGGTCAGGATCAGGACGATGTCGTATTTATCCCCTTCACGACCGCCGAGCGGAAAGTCTTTGGAACACCGTTCCTTGGATCGGTCGGCGGCATCTATGCCGCCACAGATCAAGCCGAGGATATGTCGGAAGCGGTAGAACTCATACGAGAGGTCATGAGATCTCGCCACCGTCTACAGGGCGAGCAACCGGACGATTTCACGGTTCGCACACAGGTCGAGATGGCAAAGGTACAGGAAGGGACGAGTCAAACGTTGACGGTCATGTTGATGGCGATTGCGTCCGTCTCACTGCTCGTCGGCGGTATCGGCATCATGAATATTCTGCTTGTTTCAGTGACGGAGCGGACACGAGAAATCGGAATCCGTATGGCGGTCGGAGCCAAACGAGCCCATATCCTGATACAGTTCTTGATCGAAGCTATGACGCTCAGTGTGGTCGGCGGCTGCATCGGCATTCTATTGGGAGTGCTGAGCGCTAATTTGACGACCGTGATTGCCGGCTGGCCCACGATTATTTCGAGCGACACGGTCGCAACGGCATTCGGCTTTTCTATCGCCGTCGGCTTATTTTTTGGTTTATATCCCGCCAATAAAGCCGCTCGGCTCAATCCCATCGAAGCGCTGCGTTACGAATAG